Genomic segment of Zootoca vivipara chromosome 4, rZooViv1.1, whole genome shotgun sequence:
TGCACATTACCTCTGTATGATCAACTGTTTTTGTAGTGCAGAAGCTCAGCCCTTGGCTCCTGCAAGTGGTGGGGACTGCATTTCTTGGAGCATGAAAACTGTAATTGTTGAATATACACAATGCAGTCAGTAGAGATATCATTGGAAATATGCGGgtaataaaaatgcattgtttaaCCTTGTCatatctgaaggagcagaagggtcTTCTCCTTTCTTAATAAGGAAGACTTAGTGTGTGAGGGTTTTGTTTGCAGTTGCTTGTAAAGTTTCCTAAGTAAGCATATCCACTCGAAAAAAGAAATCCCTTTCTTTGGGGTAATTGCTATGCCGATGCAAACTTCAAGTTGCCACGCACACGCTGTTTAGCACAAGTTCTGGATTAAATATCTGAACCTTTTTCTTCATCTCTTTATCTTTTCAGTATAGCATGTGTTAGTGCACCCAGTGTTTATCAAAAATTGAAAGAACGGGACAACAAAGATTTTTCAACATGTTTATTGGAATATGACCAAAGATTTTCTGTGTATGGAGCTGAATATGTTTTCTATGATTACAACAATCCCTTGAACCTTCCGACCAACCTCACACCACACAGTTTTGACATTGTCGTAGCAGATCCACCCTACCTGTCTGAAGAGTGTCTCAGAAAAACTGCAGAAACCATGAAATACTTAACTAAAGGAAAGGTTCTGCTTTGTACAGGTATAAGCACTGCAACACCTAACATCTTATTATCTGTCATTATAGTGTCTGCATTCATTTAAAAGGATAGTGCTCATGACTTTGTACAGCATCTTGATTTGGGGAAAAGTCAACTCTCACAGAAAGCCGTTGTAAAGGGATATAGGATAGTGGGGGGAAACAGTAGTAGTTAAAAAGATAATTTAAATATGCCATTGCTTTGCTATGATAGCAAACTGTTGACTTAGGACATTGGCTGCTCGGGGCAACCATAGAGAAAGTCTgtttgccttcatgccctgcttctgAGAAGTCTGAGGTTGGCCACAGTTTGAAATGGGATGGGCCAACAAGAAAGTTCTTACTCTCTTTGTTCCATTAAGACATGATCTTTTGTTCATTTTCCGCTGCAGGTGCTGTTATGGAGGAATATGCTGCTAAGTATCTTGGTGTGAAGATGAGCAAGTTTATTCCAAAACATACTCGAAACCTAGCCAATGAATTTAGATGTTACGTGAACTATGATTCTGGACTAGATTCTGATTCTGTTTCTTGACACTGCTCATAAAGATTTAACCAAATATTTCAGTCTGGGGCTTTTTTCCTTCTCTGAAGGTGTGAacatttgtaatttgtttttaacattcaGCAGTATTTGTGCTAAAAGGAGGGAGGTGGTGATGATGAGAGGCAAGGGTGGACATGGGACAGGTGCAGTAACATTGCATAACCTTTCTCCCACCAAAACAATTCTTATACTGTACTCTGCCAACCCAACTGACAGGTCTTGCTCCCTTTCCTATTGCTCTGTGGGCAACTGAAGCTGAGAACAAGTCCAGCAAATGATTAACGCAGTTACTGGGAGGAAAGATGCAGCCATTCATTTTAGTTACACCCTGCTCAGCAGTGCAGGAtactactgtatttttcagtgtataacacGCGCCGGTGTGTAAGATGAACCCTATTTTTTTGGGACTCTAAATTAAGGGAAAGGGGGGCATCAgtagcaggccttgccgcagccaccaaatCACCCATGACCATCTCCTGCTCGCAGATGCCACCAATCGCCCGTCCCCccctgcactatccatgtataagatgacccccaatttttactatatttttatttttaaaaaattgtcttatacgtggaaaaatacagtacttactTCCCTTTTAAGTCAGTCTTCCCATTTTTACAAGTCTCCCATTTCTCCAGTTTGCTTTGAAGAGCTTGCTGACGTCCATGTTAAGTGTGATGTTAACATTTCCCATGAGGTTTCCAGCTTTCCATGCACTGGTCCTTGTGTTTACACATCTGCTCCTTCTTTCCCCCTAATATTTTGGGTAGAGGAAAGCTTCCCATAGACACCCGGTTGGCCACAGTGGGAACAGCCtacctggactagatgggccattgacctgatccagcatgggttcttttatgttcttatgaagtTGAGTGCCCTGGCATCTTCATACAACCCTGCATTTCAGCAGTTCCCACAGCCATAGCACATCTCACTTGCCCAGCATCCCTACATCCCTGCAGGGTGCATTCTACAGGTGACAGCCATCTGTGCTTTAACTTAGCCACCAAaggttttaaatttttgttttaatatgaaCTAAATTCTGAAATGAGAGCAAAAGAGAACATTGGATACATATGCCTTGGCACAAAACCTTCAATAGTTCGAGTCTGGTTTGTATTCATTATCTCAGAACTCCAGACTAAGCCTGTATATTGCCTGTACTTTGAAATCTTGCCCTTACTTAAGCCGCCAAGTACTCTGCTCTTTGACTGGAACAGTTTCCTCTACAATAATAGTTGCATTCCCCACGCAAATTCTTATTCCTTCCCATTATGAATAATCGCCTCCAACCAAAATGTGCAGAGGTCATTAACTAGTTTGCCAATGTGAAAAAGATTCTCCGGGGGCATTTGAAAACCACAACTTTAGCGTTAGACACTTGCAGATACACATAAGTCACCCAGTTTTAGCATATGAACTGTGGTCAAATGGGTGCATTAAAATTAGCTGTTCTCTGATAGTGCACGCCCAGTGAGTTGCCATATAGTAGTCACAGATGCCTGAATAGTTTGATGCTGGAAATTATGGTGGGATGCTGCTGGTTGTATT
This window contains:
- the EEF1AKMT1 gene encoding EEF1A lysine methyltransferase 1 gives rise to the protein MSDSDDDVPQLSSEALSALQEFYIEQQQREDIKATERFDNNSLGSIEENWQLSQFWYDAETALHLANEAARAVGSGGSIACVSAPSVYQKLKERDNKDFSTCLLEYDQRFSVYGAEYVFYDYNNPLNLPTNLTPHSFDIVVADPPYLSEECLRKTAETMKYLTKGKVLLCTGAVMEEYAAKYLGVKMSKFIPKHTRNLANEFRCYVNYDSGLDSDSVS